One genomic segment of Brassica napus cultivar Da-Ae chromosome A3, Da-Ae, whole genome shotgun sequence includes these proteins:
- the LOC106419570 gene encoding L-type lectin-domain containing receptor kinase I.9-like produces MHIRSRLSVSSSSMARVLLQILIITSLHLISPSSQQETRFVYENFTSQENLYLDASAKVLLPSGLLQLTNTSDYQMGRAFHKKPIQLITSFSTHFVCALVAKPGVEPGHGLTFLISPSLDFSYAESTRYLGAFNASRSPALAVELDTIWNPEFNDIKVRGGHVGIDVNDPISIEVAPASYYSKGGNVSLNLLSGNPIQVWVDYEGSMLNVSLAPLEVEKPSRPLLSHPINLSDIFPNRSKLFVGFSAATGNSVCDHYILWWSFTTSGGGSLEKLDISKLPQVPHPTSHPKKLPQWIIIMIVCLGVAVLAVLAGVYFHRRKKFSEVSETWEKEFDAHRFSYKSLYKATKGFSKDEFLGKGGFGEVYRGKLPQGREIAVKRVSHNGDEGVKQFVAEVVSMRCLKHRNLVPLFGYCRRKRELLLVSEYMPNGSLDEHLFDEAKRILSWKERLVVVKGIASALWYLHTGADQVVLHRDIKASNIMLDEEFNGRLGDFGMARFHEHGGSAATTAAVGTVGYMAPELITMGASTGTDVYAFGVFMLEVTCGRRPVEPQLEVEKRHMIKWVCECWKKDSLLNAIDPRLGDEFSPEEVEMVMKLGLLCSNIVPESRPTMEQVVLYLNENMPLPDFSPYTLGIGTFAPVLVDAASLVVSSASWSWSASSSANHSPYAYQGTDLPWGQTVETKNSLHIVSELEKPKTQTLSSAVKTTVTSSAEDLESNLSSISSQR; encoded by the coding sequence ATGCATATCAGATCCAGACTCTCTGTTTCATCATCTTCAATGGCTCGTGTGTTGCTTCAGATCCTGATAATCACTTCTCTTCATCTCATCTCTCCATCAAGTCAACAAGAGACAAGGTTTGTCTATGAAAACTTCACCTCCCAAGAAAACCTCTACCTAGACGCTTCCGCAAAGGTACTTCTCCCCAGTGGATTACTGCAGCTGACAAACACTTCAGATTATCAAATGGGCCGAGCTTTCCACAAGAAACCAATTCAGTTGATCACTTCCTTCTCAACTCATTTCGTCTGTGCTCTGGTGGCTAAGCCAGGCGTTGAACCCGGGCACGGTCTCACCTTTTTAATATCTCCTTCTCTGGATTTTTCTTACGCAGAGTCAACAAGATACTTGGGGGCTTTCAACGCGTCAAGATCTCCCGCTCTTGCTGTCGAGCTCGACACTATTTGGAACCCGGAGTTTAATGATATCAAAGTCCGTGGCGGTCACGTTGGTATCGATGTCAACGATCCTATATCTATCGAAGTGGCTCCAGCGTCTTACTATTCCAAAGGAGGAAACGTAAGCTTAAACCTCTTGTCTGGAAACCCTATACAGGTTTGGGTGGATTACGAAGGCTCTATGCTTAATGTCTCGTTGGCACCTCTTGAAGTGGAGAAGCCAAGCCGGCCTCTGTTGTCACATCCAATCAACCTTTCAGATATTTTTCCTAATAGATCGAAACTCTTTGTTGGATTCTCAGCTGCAACAGGGAACTCAGTGTGTGATCACTATATTCTTTGGTGGAGTTTCACCACAAGCGGAGGAGGATCATTGGAGAAACTTGACATCTCGAAACTTCCTCAAGTTCCTCATCCTACATCTCATCCTAAGAAGCTTCCTCAGTGGATTATAATCATGATTGTTTGTCTGGGTGTTGCGGTGTTGGCTGTTCTTGCGGGAGTTTATTTCCACAGGAGGAAGAAGTTTTCAGAAGTTTCTGAAACGTGGGAGAAGGAGTTTGATGCGCATAGGTTCTCTTACAAGTCATTGTACAAAGCAACAAAAGGGTTTAGTAAGGATGAGTTTCTTGGGAAAGGAGGTTTTGGTGAAGTCTATAGAGGAAAACTTCCTCAAGGGAGAGAGATAGCAGTGAAGAGAGTTTCCCACAATGGTGATGAAGGTGTGAAGCAGTTTGTGGCTGAGGTTGTCAGCATGAGGTGTCTGAAACACAGGAATCTTGTTCCGCTTTTCGGTTATTGCAGGAGAAAACGGGAGCTTCTTTTGGTCTCTGAGTACATGCCTAACGGTAGTCTTGACGAGCATTTGTTTGATGAGGCGAAACGGATTCTTTCTTGGAAAGAAAGGCTTGTGGTTGTTAAGGGAATAGCGTCTGCTCTCTGGTACTTGCACACAGGTGCTGACCAAGTTGTTCTGCACCGAGATATCAAAGCTTCAAACATAATGTTGGACGAAGAGTTCAACGGTAGGTTAGGGGATTTTGGGATGGCTAGGTTTCATGAACACGGAGGGAGTGCAGCCACAACGGCTGCAGTGGGAACTGTTGGTTACATGGCGCCTGAGTTAATCACAATGGGAGCTTCCACTGGAACTGATGTTTACGCCTTTGGTGTTTTCATGCTTGAAGTAACATGTGGGAGGAGACCGGTGGAACCACAGTTGGAAGTTGAGAAACGGCATATGATCAAATGGGTGTGTGAGTGCTGGAAGAAGGATTCTCTGCTTAATGCTATCGACCCGAGGCTGGGAGATGAGTTCTCACCAGAGGAAGTGGAGATGGTTATGAAACTCGGTTTGCTATGTTCAAATATAGTGCCGGAGTCCAGACCAACGATGGAGCAAGTGGTCTTGTACCTAAATGAAAACATgcctttgcctgatttttcaCCGTATACTTTGGGGATTGGTACATTTGCTCCGGTTCTGGTTGATGCAGCTTCTCTTGTAGTCTCATCCGCTTCATGGAGTTGGTCAGCTTCTTCTTCGGCCAACCACTCACCTTACGCTTATCAGGGAACAGATCTGCCATGGGGACAGACGGTAGAGACGAAGAACTCTCTTCACATAGTTTCAGAACTAGAGAAGCCTAAGACTCAGACTCTCTCATCTGCTGTCAAAACTACTGTCACATCTTCTGCAGAAGATCTCGAGTCCAATCTTTCCAGCATCAGCAGTCAGAGGTAA
- the LOC106419517 gene encoding L-type lectin-domain containing receptor kinase I.7-like, whose amino-acid sequence MITSRLVLRMFLMIYYLCPSFQQEPPFVYNGFDQAGNNLHLDGGARILPHNGALQLTNDTLRQMGHAFLQQPIDYNSSEPVSFSTHFVCALLPAGYPSGHGMAFVVSQSTDFSHAEPTRYFGIFNASSNESTAVRVLAVELDTALAPELKDISDNHVGIDVNSAVSKLSANASYFSDKEGRSIEIKLLSGDPIQVWVDYQGTMLNVTLAPLKTEKPSRPLLSAASINLTEIVQGRRMFFGFSGATGSIMSYQYVLGWSLSKTMGTLQNIDFSKLPKVDHPSNKHESSPLVLDALISLIACLVLGLLVGGYMYRRNLYAEVREEWEKEYGPLRYSYKSLYKATKGFSKNEFLGRGGFGEVYRGTLSKSREVAVKRVSHEGEEGMKQFVAEIVCMKSLKHRSLVPLLGYCRRKRELLLVSEYMPNGSLDHYLFDHSITSIPWWRRLAIVKDIASALSYLHTEADQVVIHRDIKAANVMLDAEFNGRLGDFGMSRLYDRGADPTTTAAVGTVGYMAPELITMGPSTGTDVYAFGVFLLEVACGRRPVESTLSAEKRFLVTWVCDCWRKSCLVDAKDPRLIEFSSQEVERVLKLGLLCANLVPDARPTMEQVVQYVNGNMALPEFWPHSPGIGVLTPMALSPARLTIPSPSLSSSSNNSMFVTHSVVYGSGR is encoded by the coding sequence ATGATAACTTCACGATTGGTTCTACGAATGTTCTTGATGATATATTATCTTTGCCCATCGTTTCAACAAGAGCCACCGTTTGTCTACAACGGCTTCGACCAGGCAGGTAACAATCTCCACCTCGACGGGGGTGCAAGAATCCTCCCACACAATGGTGCCCTGCAACTCACAAACGATACTCTTCGCCAGATGGGTCACGCTTTTCTCCAGCAGCCGATCGATTACAACTCATCCGAACCAGTATCCTTCTCCACACATTTCGTCTGTGCACTGCTCCCTGCTGGTTATCCCAGCGGACACGGCATGGCTTTCGTCGTCTCTCAATCCACAGATTTCAGCCACGCCGAGCCGACTCGGTACTTTGGTATCTTCAATGCATCTTCAAACGAATCTACCGCCGTGCGCGTGTTGGCGGTAGAGCTAGATACAGCTCTAGCTCCGGAGTTGAAAGACATCAGTGATAACCATGTCGGGATTGATGTGAATAGCGCTGTGTCTAAACTATCAGCCAACGCTTCTTATTTTTCAGACAAGGAAGGTAGGAGCATAGAGATAAAGCTCTTGAGTGGAGATCCTATTCAGGTTTGGGTTGACTACCAAGGAACCATGCTCAACGTTACATTAGCACCTCTTAAAACGGAGAAGCCGAGCCGGCCTCTTTTGTCGGCAGCTTCCATCAATCTTACAGAGATTGTGCAAGGTAGAAGAATGTTCTTCGGGTTTTCAGGTGCAACCGGATCGATCATGAGCTACCAGTACGTACTCGGGTGGAGTTTAAGCAAAACCATGGGGACGTTGCAGAACATTGACTTCTCAAAGCTTCCCAAAGTTGATCATCCTAGTAATAAACATGAGTCATCTCCTCTGGTGCTTGATGCTCTGATTAGTTTAATAGCTTGCTTAGTTTTGGGGCTTCTTGTTGGAGGTTATATGTATAGGAGGAACTTGTACGCGGAAGTGAGAGAGGAATGGGAGAAGGAGTATGGTCCTCTCAGGTACTCGTACAAGTCTCTATACAAAGCAACAAAAGGTTTTAGTAAGAATGAGTTTCTTGGGAGAGGAGGTTTCGGCGAAGTCTATAGAGGAACACTCTCTAAGAGCAGAGAAGTGGCTGTGAAGAGAGTATCACACGAAGGCGAGGAAGGTATGAAGCAGTTTGTCGCTGAGATTGTTTGCATGAAGAGTTTAAAACACCGGAGCTTGGTTCCACTTCTCGGGTATTGTAGAAGGAAACGCGAGTTACTGTTAGTCTCTGAGTACATGCCAAACGGTAGTCTTGACCATTACTTGTTTGATCATAGTATAACCTCTATCCCCTGGTGGAGAAGACTGGCGATTGTCAAGGACATTGCCTCGGCGCTTAGTTACTTACACACGGAAGCTGACCAAGTTGTTATACACAGAGATATCAAAGCTGCTAACGTTATGCTGGACGCGGAGTTCAACGGAAGGCTGGGAGATTTCGGTATGTCGAGGCTATACGACAGAGGGGCTGATCCGACCACGACGGCTGCGGTGGGAACTGTTGGTTACATGGCGCCTGAGCTTATAACGATGGGACCTTCCACTGGAACTGATGTGTATGCGTTTGGTGTTTTCTTGCTTGAAGTAGCTTGCGGGAGACGGCCTGTGGAGTCTACCTTGTCTGCTGAGAAACGGTTTCTGGTCACTTGGGTTTGTGATTGTTGGAGAAAGTCTTGTTTGGTTGATGCTAAAGATCCGAGGTTGATAGAGTTCTCATCTCAGGAAGTGGAGAGGGTTCTGAAACTCGGTTTGCTATGTGCTAACCTTGTCCCGGACGCAAGGCCTACCATGGAACAGGTTGTGCAATATGTGAATGGAAACATGGCTTTGCCGGAGTTTTGGCCACATTCTCCAGGGATTGGTGTTCTAACTCCAATGGCGCTTTCGCCAGCAAGGCTAACGATACCTTCACCTTCACTGTCGTCCTCCTCCAACAACTCTATGTTTGTTACTCACTCGGTGGTCTATGGGAGCGGACGATGA
- the LOC106419718 gene encoding E3 ubiquitin-protein ligase RSL1 produces MERPDTDSDNARRLQTEEVLASLSSRSRTPQQQPSVQTSAPATAAENGRNSSAPKGGSKNARRRNSGGKGKADEAAAAGVRGGYRNPNAKVGNFRNEYVYVPKKPSPSVVSSAKSVGEGGSTVNAVTGKFSGDVLYRLYFKGLVSEESVAGKGNGKGKMADVAAGFGVAICDQRDGLLFELKGELIGRDTNPRGAEIKALTRGLTEASKLGIKHVVMFCDSYPIFQYVRGNWVPNQKKISMLMDDLSRIRQQFTFTNPVLVPGNEVKFAYKLARESIASKSNPRGVARRAKVAWKEECLICYNETDIERMFSVGKCPHRFCFHCSKQHVEVKLLHGTVPNCPHDGCNSEMAMDACRKLLTPKLSEMWKQRVKDNAIPVAERVYCPYPRCSALMSKAKITESAKSLLSVYPESGVRRCVECRGLFCVDCKVPWHGKVSCTEYKNQHPNPPADDVKLNSMANNKTWGQCDKCQHVIGLTQGCNHITCRCGYVFCYNCGGERNKETRTCAKNCPTLEEAYFTRQGPARGYYDYDDEEDYEDDNEDYDDYEDDEDFDYGFGDFPFGFGQNMNDAKDPFDPYSELPHGVPHSRRMLEYKALHDMLRPGEEFASEDCPYFGKYGKYATFYDSDGYEYDDYSNPFHPDYD; encoded by the exons ATGGAACGTCCTGACACTGATTCCGACAACGCTCGCCGGTTGCAGACGGAGGAGGTTTTAGCCTCTCTCTCTTCCCGATCTCGTACTCCCCAACAGCAACCGAGTGTGCAAACGTCTGCTCCCGCTACCGCCGCGGAAAACGGCCGGAACAGTTCGGCGCCTAAAGGAGGTTCGAAGAACGCGCGTCGAAGAAACTCCGGAGGCAAAGGGAAAGCCGACGAAGCAGCCGCCGCTGGAGTACGGGGAGGTTACCGAAACCCTAACGCTAAAGTCGGCAACTTTCGAAATGAGTACGTGTATGTTCCTAAGAAGCCTTCGCCGTCGGTTGTTAGTTCGGCGAAATCAGTCGGCGAGGGTGGTTCGACGGTTAATGCCGTTACGGGAAAGTTTAGCGGAGATGTGTTGTACAGACTTTACTTTAAGGGTTTGgtgagtgaagagagtgtggctGGGAAGGGGAATGGGAAAGGGAAGATGGCTGACGTGGCGGCTGGATTTGGGGTTGCGATTTGCGACCAGAGGGATGGTTTGTTGTTTGAGTTAAAGGGGGAACTGATTGGTCGTGACACGAACCCTCGGGGAGCGGAGATTAAGGCGTTGACACGTGGGCTAACCGAAGCATCGAAGCTTGGGATCAAACATGTTGTTATGTTCTGCGACTCGTATCCCATTTTCCAATAC GTCAGGGGGAACTGGGTGCCTAatcaaaaaaagatttcaatGCTGATGGATGATCTTTCACGGATCAGGCAACAGTTCACGTTTACTAACCCTGTTCTGGTACCTGGAAACGAAGTCAAATTTGCTTATAAACTCGCCAGGGAATCGATAGCTTCTAAATCCAACCCTCGTGGTGTTGCTCGCCGAGCAAAAGTAGCTTGGAAAGAAGAATGTCTCATCTGCTACAACGAAACCGATATCGAGCGCATGTTCTCCGTCGGTAAATGCCCTCACCGCTTTTGCTTCCACTGCTCGAAGCAACACGTAGAGGTGAAGCTGCTTCACGGAACGGTTCCAAACTGTCCTCACGATGGCTGCAACTCTGAGATGGCTATGGACGCGTGTCGCAAGCTTCTGACTCCCAAACTGAGTGAAATGTGGAAGCAAAGGGTTAAAGATAACGCGATACCTGTCGCGGAGAGAGTCTACTGCCCTTACCCGAGGTGTTCGGCTTTGATGTCCAAAGCCAAGATAACTGAATCCGCCAAGAGCTTGCTCTCTGTCTACCCTGAATCTGGAGTCAGGAGATGCGTTGAGTGTCGTGGACTCTTCTGTGTGGACTGTAAGGTCCCGTGGCATGGGAAGGTGTCGTGCACTGAATACAAGAATCAGCATCCTAATCCTCCAGCTGATGATGTGAAGCTGAACTCTATGGCAAATAACAAAACGTGGGGGCAATGTGACAAGTGCCAACACGTGATTGGACTTACACAAGGGTGCAATCACATAACTTGCAG GTGTGGTTATGTGTTTTGCTACAACTGTGGAGGAGAAAGGAACAAGGAGACAAGGACTTGTGCTAAAAACTGCCCGACCTTGGAGGAAGCATACTTCACGCGTCAAGGTCCAGCGCGTGGCTACtatgattatgatgatgaagaagactaTGAAGATGATAATGAAGATTATGACGactatgaagatgatgaagatttTGATTACGGCTTTGGTGACTTCCCCTTTGGTTTTGGGCAGAATATGAATGATGCTAAAGATCCCTTTGATCCTTACTCCGAACTGCCACATG GTGTGCCCCATTCCCGTCGGATGCTGGAGTATAAAGCTCTCCACGACATGCTCCGCCCGGGTGAGGAGTTTGCAAGTGAGGACTGCCCATACTTTGGAAAGTATGGCAAGTACGCTACATTTTATGACTCGGACGGCTATGAATACGACGATTACTCCAACCCTTTCCATCCTGACTACGACTGA
- the LOC106419580 gene encoding tRNA-splicing endonuclease subunit Sen2-2-like gives MAPRWKWKGAEAKALAEPISKSVSELQLSLAKTESTGSLSSCNVLLAVEPEQAELLDRCCFGRLVLSAEKVKKWIQLSFEEAFYLLYILKCIKLSRQGRFLESEVEIWMYMRTKRPNFPVFFKAYSHLRSKNWVLRSGLQYGVDFVAYRHHPSLVHSEYSVLVQSGDSDRLRVWSDVHCAVRLSGSVAKTLLALHVSGNSNREDLNLPTCLGNYRVEEQTISRWSPELSREDDETTSPKPKVTNVSNLKTP, from the coding sequence ATGGCGCCAAGATGGAAATGGAAAGGAGCTGAAGCAAAAGCTCTTGCAGAACCTATTTCAAAATCAGTCTCAGAGCTCCAGCTCTCTCTAGCCAAAACAGAGTCAACGGGTTCGCTCTCTAGTTGCAACGTGCTCCTAGCCGTTGAGCCAGAGCAGGCTGAGCTACTCGACCGCTGTTGTTTCGGCAGACTCGTCCTGTCCGCTGAGAAAGTCAAGAAATGGATTCAGTTATCCTTTGAAGAAGCTTTCTACTTGCTCTACATCCTCAAATGCATCAAACTCTCCCGTCAAGGCCGTTTCTTGGAGAGCGAAGTAGAGATATGGATGTACATGAGAACAAAAAGACCGAACTTTCCGGTATTTTTCAAAGCTTATTCACATTTGCGATCTAAGAACTGGGTTTTGAGATCCGGGTTGCAGTACGGTGTGGATTTCGTGGCGTACCGTCATCATCCTTCTCTTGTCCACTCTGAATACTCCGTTTTGGTTCAGTCTGGTGACAGTGATCGGTTAAGAGTGTGGTCTGATGTCCATTGTGCTGTTCGGTTAAGCGGAAGTGTTGCTAAAACGTTGTTAGCTCTCCATGTCAGTGGTAACTCTAACAGAGAGGATCTGAATCTACCTACGTGTTTGGGGAACTACAGAGTTGAAGAGCAAACGATAAGTAGATGGAGCCCAGAACTCAGTCGTGAAGATGATGAAACCACAAGTCCAAAACCAAAAGTTACCAATGTGAGTAATTTGAAAACGCCATGA
- the LOC106419579 gene encoding tetraspanin-3, translating into MYILMQVTLHHHLFLTAIASTTTHIFSQEHIEQFSLYFFFNAMRTSNNLIGLVNFITFLLSIPILGGGIWLSNRANSTDCMRFLQWPLIVIGISIMVVSLAGFAGACYGNKFLMWLYLFVMFFVIAALIGFIIFAYAVTDKGSGRFVMNRRYLDYYLGDYSGWLKDRVTDDGYWGQIRSCVRDSGVCRKMGRRLHGVPETPLMFNFRRLSPIESGCCKPPTECGYTYVNETVWIPGGDMIGPNPDCMLWNNDQRLLCYQCSSCKAGVLGSLKESWRKVSVINIVVLIILVIFYVIAYAAYRNVKRMDNDEPAGEARMTKSHPSHFEI; encoded by the exons ATGTATATTTTGATGCAAGTCACATTACATCACCACCTCTTCCTCACCGCTATTGCATCAACAACAACACACATATTCTCACAAGAACATATAGAGCAATTTagtctttattttttcttcaacgCCATGAGAACGAGTAACAATCTTATAGGTCTCGTGAACTTCATCACCTTCCTCCTTTCCATCCCCATCCTCGGCGGTGGAATATGGCTGAGCAACCGAGCTAACTCCACTGACTGCATGAGATTCCTCCAGTGGCCACTCATCGTCATAGGAATCTCAATCATGGTAGTCTCCTTAGCCGGTTTCGCCGGAGCTTGTTACGGTAACAAGTTCCTCATGTGGCTTTACCTCTTCGTCATGTTCTTTGTTATAGCTGCTCTCATCGGTTTCATTATATTCGCCTACGCGGTCACTGATAAAGGCTCAGGCCGGTTTGTGATGAACCGGAGGTATCTTGATTATTATCTTGGTGATTATTCGGGTTGGTTAAAGGATAGGGTCACGGATGATGGATACTGGGGGCAAATCAGGTCCTGTGTTAGAGATTCTGGAGTTTGTAGGAAGATGGGAAGACGTTTACATGGTGTTCCTGAAACTCCACTCATGTTTAACTTCAGAAGGCTTAGTCCTATTGAG TCCGGATGTTGCAAGCCGCCAACAGAATGTGGATACACGTACGTGAACGAGACAGTGTGGATTCCAGGAGGAGATATGATTGGACCGAACCCGGACTGTATGTTGTGGAACAATGACCAGAGACTACTATGTTACCAGTGTAGCTCTTGCAAAGCTGGTGTTCTTGGTAGCTTAAAAGAGAGTTGGAGGAAAGTATCAGTGATCAATATTGTGGTTTTGATCATACTTGTTATCTTCTATGTGATCGCCTATGCGGCTTACCGTAATGTTAAGAGGATGGATAATGACGAACCGGCCGGTGAGGCTAGGATGACCAAATCTCATCCTAGTCATTTTGAGATCTGA
- the LOC106419561 gene encoding interactor of constitutive active ROPs 3-like: protein MQTQKASNGSPDVPKKVSPRAARPLKITALEPDSPATPISANNRTPKNKSPKFLDRRSPRSPVSEKKRPSRITELESLVSQLQEELKKAKDQVTVSETSKKQAEKEAEESRKQLEELSSKLQETHNQECDLKSGASADEREGLSFVVEEIRQLKLQIENVASSEANHMKQAELRNSEIHLLRGNLMDTLFLVENFRNQVRDCEVSEAETEALATETLRQLENAKKAVEELKSDGANAVESYKKMAGELEHSKSRMVLLEGLVTKDKDYEEVPSLRSEVERLREALEASDRKGQEGSVEASSRLRIQAELQSELKIARSEIDELKARLVDKEAELEFVSEEKDNLYLKETDVEAELKQLKEEMENLKADVMDKETELQIVSDENETLKSDMNQRERDVQDVLVKLGIAMEEADKSSKRAVRVAEQLDATQASNSEMEIELRKLKVQSNQWRKAAEAATAMLSAGNNGKCDKTNSPYSEDVDDEVAKKKNGNVLKKIGVLWKKNQK from the exons ATGCAGACCCAAAAGGCTAG TAATGGATCTCCAGATGTTCCCAAGAAAGTGTCTCCTCGAGCTGCTCGGCCACTGAAGATTACAGCTCTAGAGCCTGACTCCCCTGCCACTCCTATCTCAGCTAATAACAGAACACCAAAGAACAAAAGTCCAAAATTTCTGGACCGTAGGTCTCCAAGAAGTCCTGTCTCCGAG AAGAAGAGGCCAAGCAGAATAACGGAGCTCGAGTCACTAGTTTCACAGCTTCAAGAGGAGCTGAAGAAGGCCAAAGATCAAGTCACAGTGTCCGAGACATCAAAGAAGCAAGCAGAGAAAGAAGCAGAAGAGTCCAGGAAACAGCTAGAAGAACTTTCCTCTAAGCTCCAGGAGACTCATAATCAGGAATGTGATTTGAAGTCTGGTGCTAGTGCTGATGAAAGGGAAGGGTTATCTTTTGTTGTTGAGGAGATCAGACAACTCAAGCTTCAGATTGAGAATGTGGCTTCTTCTGAAGCTAATCACATGAAGCAAGCTGAGCTGCGTAACTCGGAGATTCACCTTTTGAGAGGGAACTTGATGGACACGCTTTTCCTCGTTGAGAATTTTAGGAACCAGGTTAGGGACTGCGAGGTGTCAGAAGCTGAAACGGAGGCTTTAGCCACCGAGACTCTTAGGCAACTGGAGAATGCTAAAAAGGCAGTGGAAGAGCTGAAGTCAGATGGCGCAAACGCTGTTGAGAGTTATAAGAAGATGGCTGGAGAGCTTGAACATTCAAAATCAAGAATGGTACTGCTTGAAGGTCTTGTGACTAAAGATAAAGACTATGAAGAAGTACCTTCCTTAAGAAGTGAGGTAGAGCGTCTGAGAGAGGCTTTAGAAGCTTCTGATAGAAAGGGCCAAGAGGGGAGTGTGGAGGCTTCTTCTCGGTTAAGGATACAAGCTGAGCTTCAGTCTGAGTTAAAGATTGCTAGATCCGAGATAGATGAGCTGAAGGCGAGGTTGGTGGATAAGGAAGCAGAGTTAGAGTTTGTCTCAGAGGAGAAAGATAACCTATACCTGAAGGAGACAGATGTTGAAGCTGAGCTGAAGCAACTTAAGGAGGAGATGGAGAATTTAAAGGCGGATGTGATGGATAAAGAGACAGAACTACAGATAGTTTCAGACGAGAACGAGACGTTGAAGTCAGATATGAACCAGAGGGAGAGGGATGTGCAAGACGTGCTGGTGAAGCTAGGGATTGCGATGGAAGAAGCTGACAAGAGTAGCAAGAGAGCGGTGAGAGTGGCGGAGCAGCTGGATGCAACTCAAGCGTCGAACTCGGAGATGGAGATAGAGCTCAGGAAGCTCAAAGTTCAGTCTAACCAGTGGAGGAAAGCTGCTGAAGCAGCTACGGCTATGCTCTCTGCTGGAAACAACGGGAAGTGTGATAAAACGAACTCTCCTTACTCTGAGGATGTTGATGATGAAGtggcaaagaagaagaatgggaaTGTGCTTAAGAAGATTGGTGTTTTGTGGAAGAAGAATCAGAAATAG
- the LOC106419572 gene encoding dof zinc finger protein DOF5.3-like yields MDHLLQQQDVFGNYNKAREAMGGSCLDHDQKKPSPATGAARPQPPELAVRCPRCDSTNTKFCYYNNYSLSQPRYFCKSCRRYWTKGGTLRNIPVGGGCRKNKRSATRSLRTTPEPASHDGKAFSGGTFGGYSNNDHIDLSLAFALLNKQPPGSSSQLGFGSSPQSDMETVFGTSQQKGNAGYAFGNGSSGLDLSMTDPNKVLWGFPWQMNGESFGMMNMGGGGHVDQLDSGREIWTNMNYINSGALM; encoded by the exons ATGGATCATTTGCTACAGCAACAG gaTGTTTTTGGGAATTATAACAAAGCAAGAGAAGCCATGGGAGGATCATGTTTAGACCATGATCAGAAGAAACCTTCTCCGGCAACTGGGGCGGCGAGGCCACAGCCACCGGAGCTAGCCGTGAGATGTCCACGTTGCGACTCAACGAACACAAAGTTTTGCTACTACAACAACTACAGCCTCTCTCAGCCTCGCTACTTCTGCAAATCATGTCGGAGATATTGGACCAAAGGCGGAACCCTAAGGAACATTCCCGTCGGAGGCGGCTGCCGGAAGAACAAACGGTCGGCGACAAGAAGCCTTAGAACCACCCCGGAACCAGCGTCCCACGACGGCAAAGCGTTCTCTGGGGGGACTTTCGGTGGGTATAGTAACAATGACCACATTGATCTCAGCTTAGCCTTTGCATTGCTAAACAAGCAACCTCCGGGGAGCTCTTCACAGCTAGGGTTCGGTAGCTCTCCTCAGTCTGACATGGAGACTGTGTTTGGAACAAGCCAGCAGAAGGGGAACGCTGGTTATGCGTTTGGAAACGGGAGCAGCGGTTTGGATTTGTCAATGACTGATCCAAATAAGGTCTTATGGGGATTTCCCTGGCAGATGAATGGAGAGAGCTTTGGGATGATGAACATGGGAGGAGGTGGTCATGTAGACCAGCTTGACTCAGGGAGAGAAATTTGGACCAATATGAACTATATTAATTCTGGTGCTTTGATGTAG